The Candidatus Zymogenaceae bacterium sequence CATCGTGGAGCTGCTCCTGGTATCCGCCAAGAGCGCCCGCCTTCGGACAGAGAGCCGGGGCGTGCACTTTCGGGAGGATTTCCCGCATACGGACAACGACGCCTGGCTGTGTGAAACCATCGTCTCCAGGGGTGAAGATGCGATCGCCTTCTCGTCCCGGCCGGTGACCGTCCCACACATGACGCCGCCCCGGGGAAAGACGCCATATCTTGAGATGATGAAAACGCTCATGGAGGCGCATTCGGACACCGGGGGCAAGCACTGAAAAGACTTGTCGACAGACACGAAAGGTGACACAATGGTACAGAAAAATATCACCGTAACGGTCCTTCGAACGGACCCGGAAAAAAGCGACGCCGGGACGAAACAACGCTACACCGTGCCCTTCACCGAAGGCATGAGCGCCATGGACGTTCTGGATTATATTTATCAGCACCTAGATAGCTCAGTTGCCTACTACGATCACGCAGGGTGCGGCCTGGGAATCTGCGCCCGGTGCACCGGCAGGATCAACGGAAAGGCGGGGCTCTTCTGCCAGACGCCCGTGGACGGCGGGGGAGAGCTGGTGCTGGAGCCGACCGGCAAGGACCGGGTCCAGAGGGACCTGGTGATGAAGAAGAAATAACCGGAAAGGGCGGCTTCCCGGCCGCCTTCCCGTCGGTCCATATCGAGGATGAAAGCATGGGATATGATGAAGACCTGATTCTGGAGACGCTGCGGCGCTATGTGGTGCCCGCCCTGGGCTGTACCGAGCCGGTGGCGGTGGCCCTGGCGGCGGCCCGGGCCGCACGGATCCTTGAAACCGAGCCCGATCGCATCATGGTGACCCTGGACCGGGACATGCTCAGAAACGCCTTTGCCGTGGGGATACCGGGCACCGGCGAGCGGGGGGTGAAGATCGCCGCCGCCCTGGGGGCCTTCGGCGGGGACCCGGATCGGGGACTGATGGTCATATCGGACGTGCCCGAAGCCGCACGGAAAAAGGCCTCCCGGTTTGTGGAGCACACGGGTGTGGAGGTGATGCTGGATACCGACGCCGACGACATACATATCCTCGTGGAGCTGTTTTCCGGTGACCACTCCGCCTCGGTGCTGGTGGAGGGGGCCCACGAACGGGTCACCCGGATGACCAGGGACGGTGGGGTCGTCTTCACTAAGGACGCCGACGACGGCGGGGTGGAAAAATGGGTCTCGTACTTTTCCACACTGGACATCGGGGACGCTCGATCCTTCATCGATAATGTCAATCTCGATGACATCGCCTTCATGGAGGAGGGGCTCACCCTTACGCTGGCGGCGGCGAAGGTGGGAATCGGGGAAACAGTGGGTCTGGGGTACGGTTCGGATCTCGATGCCCTCGTCCATCCCGGATTTTCCATCCAGAACATCGTGGCCCGGGCGAGGGTGGAGGCGGCGGCGGCATCCGGCGCCCGGATGGCGGGGTTTTTGGTGCCGGTCATGTCCAGCTTCGGCAGCGGCAACCAGGGCATCGTCGTCAACGCCGTGGTGGGCGCCGTGGCCCGGCAGGCCGGGTACCTCGATACGGCGTGGCTTTCGGGGAAGAAAGATGAGAACCCCGGAACGGTTGATACCGGCGGTCCATCCATCATCCCAGAAGAGCACAGGGAGCGGCTGCTGAGGACCCTGGCCCTGGCGCACCTGGTCGTCGGGCTGGCAAAGTCCCACACCGGCATGCTCTCCCCCTACTGTGAGGCGGCGGTCACCACGGCGGGCGCCGCCTCGGCGGCCTCGGTGTATCTCTTGGGCGGGGACATGCCGAGGATGGAAAACGCCTTTCTGTTGACCGTCGCCGCCACCGAGGGGGTGTTCTGTGACGGGGCCAAGGAATCCTGCGCCCTGAAAACCGCCATGGGGGCCGGGGCCGCGGTGGAAAACGCCTATCTCTCCCTCTATTATAATGCGGCTTCCAGAAGCATGGGGGTGGTTGGAAAGAATTTTGCGCATACCATGAGGAACTTCGGCCGCCTCGCCAAAAATACCGGCCTGGGGGATATCATTCTGAAGCTTTTGATGGAAGAGGATGTATATCTCGATACGTAAACCGACGGCGCTTGAGACGAGCGGGAGACAGGCCGTCGTTGCGAAAACAAAAATCGGGACCGAAAAACCCGTCTGGTCATGGGAGATGAAACCTGCTATGATGTCCTGAAGGGTCGCTGATATAAACACATCACCACATTCAGGAGGATGAGATGGAACACGAAGCGGTGCGGCTGTTGTCCGAATACCTGAAGCTGAACACCACGAATCCCCCGGGAAACGAGCACAAGGGTGTCAGGTTCTTCGCCGATATTTTCGACGCCGAGGGAATTGAATACAAAACGTACGAATCACTCCCGGGTCGGGGCTCGATCCGGGCGGTCATCAAGGGCACGGGCAAAAAGGATCCGCTGACGCTTTTGAACCATATCGACGTGGTCCCGGCCAATGCCGAGGAATGGAACTTCGATCCCTTCAGCGGCGAGGTGACCGATGGGATGATTCGGGGGCGCGGGGCGCTGGACATGAAGGGCCAGGGCATCCTGGAGCTGATGGCGTTTCTCGTAATCAAAAGACAGGGAATAACACCGAACCGCGATCTGATATTCGTCGCGGTGGCCGACGAGGAGATGGGCGGTGGGCTCGGTATGGGATGGCTGTTGGAAAATCACCCCGAGGACTTCCCGAAGGGCACCGTCATCAACGAGGTCGGGTTC is a genomic window containing:
- a CDS encoding succinate dehydrogenase, which gives rise to MVQKNITVTVLRTDPEKSDAGTKQRYTVPFTEGMSAMDVLDYIYQHLDSSVAYYDHAGCGLGICARCTGRINGKAGLFCQTPVDGGGELVLEPTGKDRVQRDLVMKKK
- a CDS encoding serine dehydratase subunit alpha family protein; amino-acid sequence: MGYDEDLILETLRRYVVPALGCTEPVAVALAAARAARILETEPDRIMVTLDRDMLRNAFAVGIPGTGERGVKIAAALGAFGGDPDRGLMVISDVPEAARKKASRFVEHTGVEVMLDTDADDIHILVELFSGDHSASVLVEGAHERVTRMTRDGGVVFTKDADDGGVEKWVSYFSTLDIGDARSFIDNVNLDDIAFMEEGLTLTLAAAKVGIGETVGLGYGSDLDALVHPGFSIQNIVARARVEAAAASGARMAGFLVPVMSSFGSGNQGIVVNAVVGAVARQAGYLDTAWLSGKKDENPGTVDTGGPSIIPEEHRERLLRTLALAHLVVGLAKSHTGMLSPYCEAAVTTAGAASAASVYLLGGDMPRMENAFLLTVAATEGVFCDGAKESCALKTAMGAGAAVENAYLSLYYNAASRSMGVVGKNFAHTMRNFGRLAKNTGLGDIILKLLMEEDVYLDT